Proteins encoded within one genomic window of Panicum virgatum strain AP13 chromosome 1N, P.virgatum_v5, whole genome shotgun sequence:
- the LOC120657606 gene encoding uncharacterized protein LOC120657606 isoform X1: MKGVQDRRHKTKQDLQVLAPFPGCLGRMINMFDLSNGVVATKMLTEKAHRDVSPAGRDRSNTFKMAINPPAQTEDKQRDSQARRSSPTKRSNSPTKRSGGTPVKMLMEQDMWKEGVPDEEPLNVVARLMGLHDAPVQQSNFVLGSQLDKEYQSGRFEENYRNIKTKKESKCHQNRKAGPRHQHPWSGFGDQPSRINSSQSRLQGNEPCCENRMSLVREKFAEAKRLATDEKLLHSKEFQDALQFLSSNRDLFLEFLDEPNPLLSSNRYEFQPAAPPSEVKQITILKPSEPTKRRGSVLVGRQLFSDGDEIERNRYRRHQSLDVSPANSNLSEPTKIVVLKPGLANSHDARIARSPLSSAEESEDESMMTVDETVSSRRLAKEITWQMKMRLKDKQDEESMLSCEYPDFYIGDDSFSKSEVEIAKEMSGETSEDLEFGTPTSGRSWDFLSRSGSPYSASCSSQTSHRREPSVVREGKKKILERLSMVSSTVSSEEEMEGRRSMGTLGDMLTIQKVKVKEEIEGETLESQASELEAEEPFSCLPRSRSLPVSLSGVESNGVASGTQVAQKERIRKSSSFREKVSSLFYKNKKSTREKVDPPANNRLQHGGAVTNGDVREGWNHLVLDNCQKQNICLKTDEKNTMQGLVTSSCHTNGTANIPSKDISSMSSLSTPGIIGDPQDQPSPVSVLDGPFISDTNRRLLYSCENFIASSPQALSRSPLIGSFSWSLSWEDPPLEVMSPNSLRLSRLFSKADEDLDSLTFIQKLVHSCSMDREGCILAEPLDPKLLEQFSDYQEEGVKLGKRRSKQRLLFDAVNEALTELASMAELAAYPWGRSCSLEQRDCKNGSSSSAAEEIWRVIRNWSILEKYPPGEAIERNILLEMILKREVAEAASTDTTRLEIFELNTTVCTMVLEDLVEETLLDLTNN; the protein is encoded by the exons ATGAAAGGGGTTCAGGATAGAAGGCACAAAACGAAGCAGGACCTCCAGGTTCTCGCCCCCTTCCCGGGATGCCTGGGGAGGATGATCAACATGTTCGACCTCAGCAATGGTGTGGTTGCGACCAAGATGCTCACGGAGAAGGCACATAGAGATG TTTCTCCTGCCGGGAGAGACCGGAGCAACACTTTCAAGATGGCAATTAACCCCCCAGCTCAGACTGAAGATAAACAA AGAGATAGTCAGGCAAGAAGGAGTTCACCTACTAAAAGATCAAACTCACCTACTAAAAGATCTGGTGGGACGCCGGTTAAGATGCTTATGGAACAGGACATGTGGAAAGAAGGGGTGCCTGATGAGGAGCCACTGAATGTTGTTGCACGATTAATGGGTCTACATGATGCTCCGGTTCAACAATCTAATTTCGTATTAGGAAGCCAATTGGATAAGGAATATCAGTCTGGCAGATTTGAGGAGAACTACCGGAATATCAAGACGAAGAAGGAAAGCAAATGCCATCAAAACCGAAAAGCAGGACCACGCCATCAGCATCCATGGAGTGGTTTTGGTGATCAACCTTCAAGAATCAATAGCAGCCAGAGCAGGCTCCAAGGGAATGAGCCTTGCTGTGAGAACAGAATGTCACTTGTTCGTGAAAAATTTGCTGAAGCTAAGCGTCTAGCCACAGATGAGAAGCTTCTTCATTCAAAGGAGTTCCAAGATGCACTGCAGTTTTTAAGCTCAAATAGAGACCTATTCTTGGAGTTCCTTGATGAGCCAAATCCACTGTTATCAAGCAACCGCTATGAGTTCCAACCTGCTGCACCACCTTCTGAAGTAAAGCAAATAACCATACTGAAGCCATCGGAACCAACAAAGAGAAGAGGCAGTGTTCTTGTGGGGAGACAACTATTTTCAGATGGAGATGAAATTGAACGTAACAGGTACAGACGTCATCAGAGCTTAGATGTTTCCCCAGCAAACTCAAATTTGTCTGAGCCAACGAAAATTGTAGTACTAAAGCCAGGGCTTGCAAATTCTCATGATGCCAGAATTGCAAGGTCTCCATTATCATCTGCAGAAGAAAGCGAAGATGAAAGTATGATGACAGTTGATGAAACAGTATCTTCAAGAAGGTTggcaaaggagatcacttggcAGATGAAGATGCGGCTCAAAGACAAGCAAGACGAAGAAAGCATGCTATCATGTGAATATCCTGATTTTTATATCGGAGATGACTCTTTCAGTAAATCGGAAGTTGAGATTGCAAAAGAAATGTCTGGTGAAACAAGTGAGGATTTGGAGTTTGGCACTCCAACGTCTGGCCGTTCTTGGGATTTTCTGAGCAGGAGTGGAAGTCCTTACTCTGCATCATGCTCTAGTCAGACATCCCATAGAAGGGAACCGTCAGTAGTTagggaagggaagaagaagattttagAGAGATTGTCTATGGTATCATCAACAGTCAGTAGTGAGGAAGAAATGGAAGGTCGTAGAAGTATGGGCACACTAGGTGACATGCTCACGATTCAAAAAGTCAAGGTCAAGGAAGAAATAGAGGGTGAAACACTGGAGAGCCAAGCATCTGAGCTGGAAGCTGAAGAACCTTTCTCATGTTTGCCAAGGTCTCGATCTCTTCCAGTTTCTTTGTCAGGCGTCGAGTCAAATGGTGTAGCCTCTGGCACTCAGGtagctcaaaaggaaagaaTCAGGAAGTCATCATCATTTAGGGAAAAAGTTTCTAGCctgttctataaaaataagaaatCAACTCGGGAGAAGGTAGATCCACCTGCCAACAACAGACTCCAGCATGGAGGTGCTGTGACTAATGGTGATGTGAGGGAAGGCTGGAACCATCTTGTGCTAGACAATTGTCAGAAACAAAATATTTGCCTTAAGACAGATGAGAAGAACACTATGCAAGGACTAGTGACTAGTTCTTGTCATACTAACGGTACAGCTAACATCCCTTCCAag GATATTTCTTCTATGTCAAGTCTTAGCACCCCAGGAATCATTGGTGACCCTCAGGACCAACCAAGTCCTGTATCTGTACTAGACGGACCATTTATATCTGATACCAATAGGAGGCTACTATACTCATGTGAAAATTTCATCGCTTCATCCCCAC AAGCTTTGTCGAGGTCTCCCCTTATTGGATCATTTTCATGGTCCCTATCATGGGAGGATCCGCCGCTGGAAGTCATGTCGCCGAATTCTTTGAGACTCTCAAGGCTTTTCTCAAAGGCTGATGAAGATCTAGATTCGCTAACGTTTATCCAAAAGCTGGTCCACTCTTGTAGCATGGATAGAGAAGGCTGCATATTAGCTGAACCTTTGGACCCAAAATTGCTTGAGCAGTTTTCAGATTACCAAGAGGAGGGAGTTAAGTTGGGGAAAAGGCGGTCAAAACAGAGGCTTCTTTTTGACGCCGTAAATGAAGCACTCACTGAGCTTGCTTCGATGGCAGAACTGGCTGCATACCCTTGGGGTAGATCTTGCTCTTTGGAGCAAAGGGATTGCAAGAATGGTTCCAGTAGTTCAGCGGCTGAGGAAATTTGGCGAGTCATAAGAAACTGGTCGATACTTGAGAAGTATCCTCCGGGCGAAGCTATTGAAAGAAATATATTGCTGGAAATGATACTCAAGAGGGAGGTGGCAGAGGCTGCCAGCACTGACACGACTCGGTTAGAGATATTTGAGCTCAACACGACAGTTTGCACAATGGTTTTGGAGGACCTGGTTGAGGAGACATTATTAGATCTGACTAACAACTAG
- the LOC120657606 gene encoding uncharacterized protein LOC120657606 isoform X2, with translation MVWLRPRCSRRRHIEMHTFAVSPAGRDRSNTFKMAINPPAQTEDKQRDSQARRSSPTKRSNSPTKRSGGTPVKMLMEQDMWKEGVPDEEPLNVVARLMGLHDAPVQQSNFVLGSQLDKEYQSGRFEENYRNIKTKKESKCHQNRKAGPRHQHPWSGFGDQPSRINSSQSRLQGNEPCCENRMSLVREKFAEAKRLATDEKLLHSKEFQDALQFLSSNRDLFLEFLDEPNPLLSSNRYEFQPAAPPSEVKQITILKPSEPTKRRGSVLVGRQLFSDGDEIERNRYRRHQSLDVSPANSNLSEPTKIVVLKPGLANSHDARIARSPLSSAEESEDESMMTVDETVSSRRLAKEITWQMKMRLKDKQDEESMLSCEYPDFYIGDDSFSKSEVEIAKEMSGETSEDLEFGTPTSGRSWDFLSRSGSPYSASCSSQTSHRREPSVVREGKKKILERLSMVSSTVSSEEEMEGRRSMGTLGDMLTIQKVKVKEEIEGETLESQASELEAEEPFSCLPRSRSLPVSLSGVESNGVASGTQVAQKERIRKSSSFREKVSSLFYKNKKSTREKVDPPANNRLQHGGAVTNGDVREGWNHLVLDNCQKQNICLKTDEKNTMQGLVTSSCHTNGTANIPSKDISSMSSLSTPGIIGDPQDQPSPVSVLDGPFISDTNRRLLYSCENFIASSPQALSRSPLIGSFSWSLSWEDPPLEVMSPNSLRLSRLFSKADEDLDSLTFIQKLVHSCSMDREGCILAEPLDPKLLEQFSDYQEEGVKLGKRRSKQRLLFDAVNEALTELASMAELAAYPWGRSCSLEQRDCKNGSSSSAAEEIWRVIRNWSILEKYPPGEAIERNILLEMILKREVAEAASTDTTRLEIFELNTTVCTMVLEDLVEETLLDLTNN, from the exons ATGGTGTGGTTGCGACCAAGATGCTCACGGAGAAGGCACATAGAGATG CATACGTTTGCAGTTTCTCCTGCCGGGAGAGACCGGAGCAACACTTTCAAGATGGCAATTAACCCCCCAGCTCAGACTGAAGATAAACAA AGAGATAGTCAGGCAAGAAGGAGTTCACCTACTAAAAGATCAAACTCACCTACTAAAAGATCTGGTGGGACGCCGGTTAAGATGCTTATGGAACAGGACATGTGGAAAGAAGGGGTGCCTGATGAGGAGCCACTGAATGTTGTTGCACGATTAATGGGTCTACATGATGCTCCGGTTCAACAATCTAATTTCGTATTAGGAAGCCAATTGGATAAGGAATATCAGTCTGGCAGATTTGAGGAGAACTACCGGAATATCAAGACGAAGAAGGAAAGCAAATGCCATCAAAACCGAAAAGCAGGACCACGCCATCAGCATCCATGGAGTGGTTTTGGTGATCAACCTTCAAGAATCAATAGCAGCCAGAGCAGGCTCCAAGGGAATGAGCCTTGCTGTGAGAACAGAATGTCACTTGTTCGTGAAAAATTTGCTGAAGCTAAGCGTCTAGCCACAGATGAGAAGCTTCTTCATTCAAAGGAGTTCCAAGATGCACTGCAGTTTTTAAGCTCAAATAGAGACCTATTCTTGGAGTTCCTTGATGAGCCAAATCCACTGTTATCAAGCAACCGCTATGAGTTCCAACCTGCTGCACCACCTTCTGAAGTAAAGCAAATAACCATACTGAAGCCATCGGAACCAACAAAGAGAAGAGGCAGTGTTCTTGTGGGGAGACAACTATTTTCAGATGGAGATGAAATTGAACGTAACAGGTACAGACGTCATCAGAGCTTAGATGTTTCCCCAGCAAACTCAAATTTGTCTGAGCCAACGAAAATTGTAGTACTAAAGCCAGGGCTTGCAAATTCTCATGATGCCAGAATTGCAAGGTCTCCATTATCATCTGCAGAAGAAAGCGAAGATGAAAGTATGATGACAGTTGATGAAACAGTATCTTCAAGAAGGTTggcaaaggagatcacttggcAGATGAAGATGCGGCTCAAAGACAAGCAAGACGAAGAAAGCATGCTATCATGTGAATATCCTGATTTTTATATCGGAGATGACTCTTTCAGTAAATCGGAAGTTGAGATTGCAAAAGAAATGTCTGGTGAAACAAGTGAGGATTTGGAGTTTGGCACTCCAACGTCTGGCCGTTCTTGGGATTTTCTGAGCAGGAGTGGAAGTCCTTACTCTGCATCATGCTCTAGTCAGACATCCCATAGAAGGGAACCGTCAGTAGTTagggaagggaagaagaagattttagAGAGATTGTCTATGGTATCATCAACAGTCAGTAGTGAGGAAGAAATGGAAGGTCGTAGAAGTATGGGCACACTAGGTGACATGCTCACGATTCAAAAAGTCAAGGTCAAGGAAGAAATAGAGGGTGAAACACTGGAGAGCCAAGCATCTGAGCTGGAAGCTGAAGAACCTTTCTCATGTTTGCCAAGGTCTCGATCTCTTCCAGTTTCTTTGTCAGGCGTCGAGTCAAATGGTGTAGCCTCTGGCACTCAGGtagctcaaaaggaaagaaTCAGGAAGTCATCATCATTTAGGGAAAAAGTTTCTAGCctgttctataaaaataagaaatCAACTCGGGAGAAGGTAGATCCACCTGCCAACAACAGACTCCAGCATGGAGGTGCTGTGACTAATGGTGATGTGAGGGAAGGCTGGAACCATCTTGTGCTAGACAATTGTCAGAAACAAAATATTTGCCTTAAGACAGATGAGAAGAACACTATGCAAGGACTAGTGACTAGTTCTTGTCATACTAACGGTACAGCTAACATCCCTTCCAag GATATTTCTTCTATGTCAAGTCTTAGCACCCCAGGAATCATTGGTGACCCTCAGGACCAACCAAGTCCTGTATCTGTACTAGACGGACCATTTATATCTGATACCAATAGGAGGCTACTATACTCATGTGAAAATTTCATCGCTTCATCCCCAC AAGCTTTGTCGAGGTCTCCCCTTATTGGATCATTTTCATGGTCCCTATCATGGGAGGATCCGCCGCTGGAAGTCATGTCGCCGAATTCTTTGAGACTCTCAAGGCTTTTCTCAAAGGCTGATGAAGATCTAGATTCGCTAACGTTTATCCAAAAGCTGGTCCACTCTTGTAGCATGGATAGAGAAGGCTGCATATTAGCTGAACCTTTGGACCCAAAATTGCTTGAGCAGTTTTCAGATTACCAAGAGGAGGGAGTTAAGTTGGGGAAAAGGCGGTCAAAACAGAGGCTTCTTTTTGACGCCGTAAATGAAGCACTCACTGAGCTTGCTTCGATGGCAGAACTGGCTGCATACCCTTGGGGTAGATCTTGCTCTTTGGAGCAAAGGGATTGCAAGAATGGTTCCAGTAGTTCAGCGGCTGAGGAAATTTGGCGAGTCATAAGAAACTGGTCGATACTTGAGAAGTATCCTCCGGGCGAAGCTATTGAAAGAAATATATTGCTGGAAATGATACTCAAGAGGGAGGTGGCAGAGGCTGCCAGCACTGACACGACTCGGTTAGAGATATTTGAGCTCAACACGACAGTTTGCACAATGGTTTTGGAGGACCTGGTTGAGGAGACATTATTAGATCTGACTAACAACTAG
- the LOC120657606 gene encoding uncharacterized protein LOC120657606 isoform X3, translating to MAINPPAQTEDKQRDSQARRSSPTKRSNSPTKRSGGTPVKMLMEQDMWKEGVPDEEPLNVVARLMGLHDAPVQQSNFVLGSQLDKEYQSGRFEENYRNIKTKKESKCHQNRKAGPRHQHPWSGFGDQPSRINSSQSRLQGNEPCCENRMSLVREKFAEAKRLATDEKLLHSKEFQDALQFLSSNRDLFLEFLDEPNPLLSSNRYEFQPAAPPSEVKQITILKPSEPTKRRGSVLVGRQLFSDGDEIERNRYRRHQSLDVSPANSNLSEPTKIVVLKPGLANSHDARIARSPLSSAEESEDESMMTVDETVSSRRLAKEITWQMKMRLKDKQDEESMLSCEYPDFYIGDDSFSKSEVEIAKEMSGETSEDLEFGTPTSGRSWDFLSRSGSPYSASCSSQTSHRREPSVVREGKKKILERLSMVSSTVSSEEEMEGRRSMGTLGDMLTIQKVKVKEEIEGETLESQASELEAEEPFSCLPRSRSLPVSLSGVESNGVASGTQVAQKERIRKSSSFREKVSSLFYKNKKSTREKVDPPANNRLQHGGAVTNGDVREGWNHLVLDNCQKQNICLKTDEKNTMQGLVTSSCHTNGTANIPSKDISSMSSLSTPGIIGDPQDQPSPVSVLDGPFISDTNRRLLYSCENFIASSPQALSRSPLIGSFSWSLSWEDPPLEVMSPNSLRLSRLFSKADEDLDSLTFIQKLVHSCSMDREGCILAEPLDPKLLEQFSDYQEEGVKLGKRRSKQRLLFDAVNEALTELASMAELAAYPWGRSCSLEQRDCKNGSSSSAAEEIWRVIRNWSILEKYPPGEAIERNILLEMILKREVAEAASTDTTRLEIFELNTTVCTMVLEDLVEETLLDLTNN from the exons ATGGCAATTAACCCCCCAGCTCAGACTGAAGATAAACAA AGAGATAGTCAGGCAAGAAGGAGTTCACCTACTAAAAGATCAAACTCACCTACTAAAAGATCTGGTGGGACGCCGGTTAAGATGCTTATGGAACAGGACATGTGGAAAGAAGGGGTGCCTGATGAGGAGCCACTGAATGTTGTTGCACGATTAATGGGTCTACATGATGCTCCGGTTCAACAATCTAATTTCGTATTAGGAAGCCAATTGGATAAGGAATATCAGTCTGGCAGATTTGAGGAGAACTACCGGAATATCAAGACGAAGAAGGAAAGCAAATGCCATCAAAACCGAAAAGCAGGACCACGCCATCAGCATCCATGGAGTGGTTTTGGTGATCAACCTTCAAGAATCAATAGCAGCCAGAGCAGGCTCCAAGGGAATGAGCCTTGCTGTGAGAACAGAATGTCACTTGTTCGTGAAAAATTTGCTGAAGCTAAGCGTCTAGCCACAGATGAGAAGCTTCTTCATTCAAAGGAGTTCCAAGATGCACTGCAGTTTTTAAGCTCAAATAGAGACCTATTCTTGGAGTTCCTTGATGAGCCAAATCCACTGTTATCAAGCAACCGCTATGAGTTCCAACCTGCTGCACCACCTTCTGAAGTAAAGCAAATAACCATACTGAAGCCATCGGAACCAACAAAGAGAAGAGGCAGTGTTCTTGTGGGGAGACAACTATTTTCAGATGGAGATGAAATTGAACGTAACAGGTACAGACGTCATCAGAGCTTAGATGTTTCCCCAGCAAACTCAAATTTGTCTGAGCCAACGAAAATTGTAGTACTAAAGCCAGGGCTTGCAAATTCTCATGATGCCAGAATTGCAAGGTCTCCATTATCATCTGCAGAAGAAAGCGAAGATGAAAGTATGATGACAGTTGATGAAACAGTATCTTCAAGAAGGTTggcaaaggagatcacttggcAGATGAAGATGCGGCTCAAAGACAAGCAAGACGAAGAAAGCATGCTATCATGTGAATATCCTGATTTTTATATCGGAGATGACTCTTTCAGTAAATCGGAAGTTGAGATTGCAAAAGAAATGTCTGGTGAAACAAGTGAGGATTTGGAGTTTGGCACTCCAACGTCTGGCCGTTCTTGGGATTTTCTGAGCAGGAGTGGAAGTCCTTACTCTGCATCATGCTCTAGTCAGACATCCCATAGAAGGGAACCGTCAGTAGTTagggaagggaagaagaagattttagAGAGATTGTCTATGGTATCATCAACAGTCAGTAGTGAGGAAGAAATGGAAGGTCGTAGAAGTATGGGCACACTAGGTGACATGCTCACGATTCAAAAAGTCAAGGTCAAGGAAGAAATAGAGGGTGAAACACTGGAGAGCCAAGCATCTGAGCTGGAAGCTGAAGAACCTTTCTCATGTTTGCCAAGGTCTCGATCTCTTCCAGTTTCTTTGTCAGGCGTCGAGTCAAATGGTGTAGCCTCTGGCACTCAGGtagctcaaaaggaaagaaTCAGGAAGTCATCATCATTTAGGGAAAAAGTTTCTAGCctgttctataaaaataagaaatCAACTCGGGAGAAGGTAGATCCACCTGCCAACAACAGACTCCAGCATGGAGGTGCTGTGACTAATGGTGATGTGAGGGAAGGCTGGAACCATCTTGTGCTAGACAATTGTCAGAAACAAAATATTTGCCTTAAGACAGATGAGAAGAACACTATGCAAGGACTAGTGACTAGTTCTTGTCATACTAACGGTACAGCTAACATCCCTTCCAag GATATTTCTTCTATGTCAAGTCTTAGCACCCCAGGAATCATTGGTGACCCTCAGGACCAACCAAGTCCTGTATCTGTACTAGACGGACCATTTATATCTGATACCAATAGGAGGCTACTATACTCATGTGAAAATTTCATCGCTTCATCCCCAC AAGCTTTGTCGAGGTCTCCCCTTATTGGATCATTTTCATGGTCCCTATCATGGGAGGATCCGCCGCTGGAAGTCATGTCGCCGAATTCTTTGAGACTCTCAAGGCTTTTCTCAAAGGCTGATGAAGATCTAGATTCGCTAACGTTTATCCAAAAGCTGGTCCACTCTTGTAGCATGGATAGAGAAGGCTGCATATTAGCTGAACCTTTGGACCCAAAATTGCTTGAGCAGTTTTCAGATTACCAAGAGGAGGGAGTTAAGTTGGGGAAAAGGCGGTCAAAACAGAGGCTTCTTTTTGACGCCGTAAATGAAGCACTCACTGAGCTTGCTTCGATGGCAGAACTGGCTGCATACCCTTGGGGTAGATCTTGCTCTTTGGAGCAAAGGGATTGCAAGAATGGTTCCAGTAGTTCAGCGGCTGAGGAAATTTGGCGAGTCATAAGAAACTGGTCGATACTTGAGAAGTATCCTCCGGGCGAAGCTATTGAAAGAAATATATTGCTGGAAATGATACTCAAGAGGGAGGTGGCAGAGGCTGCCAGCACTGACACGACTCGGTTAGAGATATTTGAGCTCAACACGACAGTTTGCACAATGGTTTTGGAGGACCTGGTTGAGGAGACATTATTAGATCTGACTAACAACTAG
- the LOC120657611 gene encoding tubulin-folding cofactor A-like, producing the protein MATLRNLKIKTSTCKRMVKELRSYEKEVEKEAAKTADMKDKGADPYDLKQQENVLAESRMMVPDCHKRLETALADLKATLAELKESNEQGAEIGEAESTIAEVEAVVKPTEE; encoded by the exons ATGGCGACCCTGAGGAACTTGAAGATCAAGACGTCGACGTGCAAGAGGATGGTCAAGGAGCTGCGCTCGTACgagaaggaggtggagaaggaggCGGCAAAGACCGCCGACATGAAGGACAAGGGCGCCGATCCCTACGATCTCAAGCAGCAG GAGAATGTTTTAGCCGAGTCAAGGATGATGGTCCCAGACTGCCACAAGCGCCTTGAAACTGCACTGGCAGACTTGAAAGCAACGCTG GCTGAACTGAAGGAGTCAAATGAACAAGGCGCTGAGATCGGAGAAGCCGAGAGTACAATTGCAGAGGTCGAAGCTGTGGTCAAGCCAACAGAAGAATGA
- the LOC120657607 gene encoding uncharacterized protein sll0005-like gives MEAAAAAPHLLHCGGFGRVAHLPALPGRRRRRGQQLPRVRAVATEPKPSTSSSSRPRPRSRNDLSNTRFGGVSKEIQRVRKQMEQDEQLSTLMRGLRGQNLRDEQFADDNVRLRLVEVESADNNEGLPLVYSPEIISAYWGKRPRAVATRVVQLLSVAGGFISSLISDLINKKLKENEVARAIELREIVTSLGPAYIKLGQALSIRPDILSPAAMTELQKLCDKVPSFPDDIAMALLEEELGQPWQAIYSELSPSPIAAASLGQVYKGRLKETGELVAVKVQRPFVLETVTIDLFIIRNLGLVLRRFPQVSIDVVGLVDEWAARFFEELDYVNEGENGTYFAEMMKEDLPQVVVPKTYHKYTSRKVLTTQWIEGEKLSQSTEDDVGSLVSVGVICYLKQLLDTGFFHADPHPGNMIRTPDGKLAILDFGLVTKLTDDQKYGMIEAIAHLIHRDYDAIVKDFVKLGFIPEGVNLDPILPVLAKVFDQALEGGGAKNINFQELAADLAQITFDYPFRIPPYFALIIRAIGVLEGIALVGDPEFAIVDEAYPYIAQRLLTDESPRLRSALRYTIYGKTGVFDAERFIDVMQAFENFIRAAKSGGGENLKGNMAELADIGAQPSTSLVPVFPMAIAQPEQPVKTRAALAFLLSERGNFFREFILDEIVKAIDAVSREQLIQIAASFGVGNATPVFSMVPVRARALLPTITEEDRVILNNVEKVVKFLTSGTATTTMNGDVNMVSVVQELLPVLPGISSKILPDVLSRLSSRVFARLIRDAFL, from the exons atggaggccgcggcggcggcgccgcatcTCCTGCACTGCGGCGGCTTTGGCCGCGTCGCGCACCTCCCGGCGctccccggtcgccgccgccgccgaggacagCAGCTCCCCCGCGTCCGCGCCGTCGCCACAGAGCCGAAgccgtccacctcctcctcctctcgcccCAGGCCCAGGAGCCGTAATGATCTCTCCAACACC AGGTTCGGAGGAGTGTCCAAGGAGATCCAGCGCGTGCGCAAGCAGATGGAGCAGGACGAGCAGCTCTCCACGCTCATGCGTGGCCTCCGCGGCCAGAACCTCCGCGACGAGCAGTTCGCTGATGACAATGTCCGCCTTCGCCTCGTCGAG GTAGAATCTGCGGATAACAATGAGGGGCTGCCTCTTGTTTATAGTCCTGAAATCATATCAGCATACTGGGGAAAGCGTCCAAGGGCTGTCGCCACTCGTGTGGTGCAATTACTGTCTGTTGCTGGTGGTTTCATCTCTTCTCTCATATCCGATCTTATTAACAAGAAACTCAAGGAG AATGAAGTAGCTCGCGCTATCGAACTGAGGGAAATTGTAACATCTCTGGGTCCTGCTTACATCAAGCTTGGGCAAGCGCTAAGTATACGGCCGGATATTCTGTCCCCTGCAGCAATGACTGAGTTGCAAAAATTATGTGATAAG GTTCCTTCATTCCCAGATGATATAGCAATGGCTCTTCTGGAAGAAGAGCTTGGTCAGCCTTGGCAAGCAATCTACTCTGAGTTATCCCCCTCCCCAATTGCTGCAG CATCTCTGGGACAGGTATATAAAGGCCGCTTGAAAGAAACTGGAGAACTGGTAGCTGTCAAAGTGCAGAGACCATTTGTACTTGAGACTGTCACCATCGATTTATTCATCATTAGAAACTTGGGTTTGGTACTCAGGAGATTTCCACAG GTCTCCATTGATGTTGTTGGCCTGGTAGATGAGTGGGCTGCTCGATTTTTTGAAGAACTTGATTATGTAAATGAAGGGGAAAATGGCACCTACTTTGCTGAAATGATGAAAGAAGATCTGCCACAG GTTGTTGTACCAAAGACATACCATAAATACACATCTAGAAAAGTTCTTACCACACAATGGATAGAGGGAGAGAAGCTGTCACAAAGTACAGAGGATGATGTTGGATCATTGGTCAGTGTTGGTGTCATATGCTATCTGAAACAG TTGCTTGATACCGGATTCTTCCACGCTGATCCACATCCAGGCAATATGATTAGAACACCTGATGGAAAGCTGGCCATTCTTGATTTTG ggCTTGTAACAAAACTGACAGATGATCAGAAGTATGGAATGATCGAAGCAATTGCTCACCTTATTCATCGTGATTATGATGCAATTGTGAAGGACTTTGTGAAGCTTGGTTTCATCCCTGAGGGAGTTAACTTGGATCCAATCTTGCCTGTACTGGCCAAGGTTTTTGATCAGGCACTTGAAGGAGGCGGTGCTAAGAATATTAACTTTCAAGAATTGGCAGCGGATCTTGCACAGATAACTTTTGATTATCCATTCAGGATACCTCCGTACTTTGCTTTGATTATTAGAGCAATTGGGGTACTTGAAGGTATAGCTTTGGTGGGAGATCCTGAATTTGCCATTGTGGATGAAGCATACCCATATATTGCACAG AGGCTACTAACAGATGAATCACCTCGGCTAAGGAGTGCCTTGCGTTACACAATATATGGCAAAACTGGTGTTTTCGATGCAGAAAGGTTCATTGATGTTATGCAAGCCTTCGAGAATTTTATTCGTGCAGCAAAGAGCGGTGGTGGGGAGAACTTGAAGGGAAACATGGCCGAGCTGGCTGATATAGGAGCTCAACCTAGCACCAGTTTGGTTCCTGTATTTCCAATGGCCATAGCCCAGCCTGAGCAGCCAGTTAAAACCCGTGCAGCTCTTGCTTTTCTACTCTCTGAGAGGGGGAACTTCTTTCGGGAGTTCATTCTTGATGAG ATTGTCAAAGCCATTGATGCAGTTTCAAGGGAGCAATTAATACAGATTGCTGCATCTTTCGGGGTAGGGAATGCAACCCCTGTTTTTAGCATGGTTCCTGTTAGGGCCAGAGCATTGCTTCCAACAATCACAGAGGAAGACAGAGTCATCTTGAACAATGTCGAGAAGGTTGTGAAATTCCTAACATCTGGGACTGCAACTACAACCATGAACGGG GATGTAAACATGGTGTCTGTAGTCCAAGAACTTCTTCCTGTGTTGCCGGGCATCTCATCGAAGATCCTACCGGATGTCTTGAGCCGGTTGTCATCAAGAGTATTTGCACGGTTGATCAGAGATGCATTTTTGTGA